The Nocardioides ginsengisegetis region GTGGGAGGTGCTGCGCCTCGCCCCGGACCCGGCCGCCCAGGGTCCCTCGAGCGACGACCTGCTCGCGCTGGCCGACGCCGTCCGCGAGGCCGCGCGTCCGCCGGTCCAGCCGCTGCGCCCCGCGCCGTCGGAGGAGACGGGCCGCGAGACCGGCCGCCGCGGCCACCTGCGCATCCTCAGCAGCGAGTGACGGCCTTCCTCTCCTGAGCATCGACGGGGCCCGATACGCTCCGGTCATGGCCGACACCCTGGACCCCGCCAACCTCGGCGCGATCTTCAAGGCGTACGACGTCCGGGGGCTCGTGCCCGAGCAGCTCGACGAGGAGCTGGCCCGCGCGACGGGCCGCGCCTTCGTCCAGGTCGTCGGGGCCGGCACCGTCGTGGTCGGCCACGACATGCGGCCCAGCTCGCCCGGCATGGCCGGCGCGTTCGCCGACGGCGCCACCGAGGCCGGCGCGGACGTCATCCTGATCGGGCTCGCCTCCACCGACCAGCTCTACTTCGCCTCCGGCCACCTCGGCCACCCCGGCGCGATGTTCACCGCCAGCCACAACCCGGCGCAGTACAACGGCATCAAGATGTGTCGCGCCAACGCCGTCCCCATCGGCATGGAGACCGGTCTCGCCGACATCCGCGACGCGGTGGCGGCCGGGGCCTCGAGCCCGTCGGCACGTCAGGGCACCATCGAGAACTACGACGTCCTCGAGGCCTACGCCGCCCACCTCGTCGCCCTGGCGCCCGTCACGGGCCGCCGCCTCAAGGTGGTCGTCGACGCCGGCAACGGGATGGCCGGCTACACCGCCCCCGCCGTGTTCGGCCGGCTGGGCGAGGACCGGGTCGAGGTCGTCCCGATGTACTTCGAGCTCGACGGCTCCTTCCCCAACCACGAGGCCAACCCGATCGATCCCGACAACCTCGTCGACCTGCAGAAGCGGGTCGTCGCGGAGGGGGCCGACATCGGCCTGGCCTTCGACGGCGACGCCGACCGCTGCTTCCTCGTCGACGAGCGCGGGCAGGCCGTGTCGCCGTCCACGCTGACCGCCCTGATCGCCGCCCGCGAGCTGGCCAAGGAGCCGGGCGCCACGGTGATCCACAACCTGATCACGAGCCGGGCCGTGCCCGAGCTCGTCACGGAGCTCGGCGGCACGCCCGTCCGCACCCGCGTCGGCCACTCCTTCATCAAGGCGACGATGGCCGAGACCGACGCGATCTTCGGCGGTGAGCACTCCGGCCACTTCTACTTCCGCGACTTCTGGCGGGCCGACTCGGGCATGCTCGCGGCCCTGCACGCGCTGGCCGCCCTCGCCGAGACCGAGCGGCCGCTGTCGGAGCTGCTCGCCGACTACGAGCGCTACGTCGTCAGCGGCGAGATCAACTCGACCGTCGGTGACCAGGCGACGGTCACGGCCCACATCCACGACGTGTACGCCGGGCAGCCGGGTATCACGATCGACCACCTCGACGGCCTGACGGTGGCCCATGACGACTGGTGGTTCAACGTCCGCCCGTCCAACACCGAGCCGCTGCTGCGCCTCAATGCCGAAGGTCGCGACGAGGCCACCATGGTCGACGTGCGCGACACCGTGCTCAGCCTGATCAGGAGTGACCGATGACCCCGCCGCTGAACCTCGACCCCGCACTCCTCGAGATCATCGTGTGCCCCGCGTGCCACGCGACGCTCGCCCCCACCGAGACCGAGCTGGTGTGCACCGGCTGCGGCCTGGCTTACCCCGTGCGTGACGACATCCCGGTCCTGCTCGTCGACGAGGCGCGCAAGCCGGCCTGAGGGAGGATCCCCATGGCCACCTGGTTCGACGAGTCCCGTCTCGACGACGAGACCGCCCTCGCCAACGCCGACCGCGTCTTCCGCGCGCTGGCGGAGGCCGGGGCGCGCGTACGTCGCGAGTCCATCGACGCCTCGGCCGCCGCCGCAGAGGCGGTCGCCCTGGGGCAGGACCAGTCCCGCCCGCGGGCCGTGATCGCCGCCGGGCCCGACTCGCGCCTGCTCCGCGCCGTGCTCGAGCCCTGGTGCCCGGTGCCGTTCGTGGCCTGGCCCGGTCCCGCCCTCCCGGGCTGGGCGGGCAGCCTCGACCTCGTCGTGGTGCTCGCCCCCGACGGGCACGACACCGGCACTGCCTCCGCGGTCGCCGAGGCCGTACGCCGGGGCTGCCAGGTCGTGGTGGCCTGCCCGCCGACCTCGCTCGTCGCCGACCACGCCGCCGGCCGCTACACCATCGTGCTGCCCGCGGTGACCGGCGACCAGCTGGCCACGGCGGTGGTGATGCTGGAGTACCTCGACCGGATCTCGCTCGGTCCCCGCGCCGACGCCGACCAGGTCGCGGAGGCGCTGGACGCCGTGGCGGTCGCCTGCTCGCCGCACCGGGACCTCGCCGTCAACCCCGCCAAGATGCTGGCGATCGCGCTCGCCGACGCCAACCCCGTCGTGTGGGGCGGCTCCGTCCTGGCCGCCCGCGCGGCCCGCCGCGTCGCGGAGTCGATCCGCCGCGCCAGCGGCCGCACGGCGCTGGCCGGCGACGCCGAGCACCTGCTCCCGGTCATCGAGGCGGCGCGCCAGCGCGACGTCTTCGACGATCCGTTCGCCGAGGGCGGGGGAGAGCTCCGGCCGATGCTGCTCATCCTCGACGACGGCGCCGAGGAGCCGGTCGTCCGCGAGCACCGGGGCCGGCTGAAGGCGGCCGCCCAGAGCCGCGGCGTACGCGTCGAGACGCTCACCGCCGACGCCCAGACCGAGGTCGCCCGCTACGCCTCGCTCATGCTCCAGGGGACCTACGCGGCGGAGTACCTCCGCCTCGGTCTCGTCGAGGACTGACCACCCCGCCAGCGGCCCGCCAAACCGTGGGCGTCATCACGCGCAGGTGACTGGGGAGTAGCACGCGCGCGCGGCTAGATTTGCGGGATGCCGAGCCAGCCGAAGGTCCGTGACCCTTGGTTCGACAACGCCAAGATGGCGCTGGTGACGCTCGTGGTGGTCGGCCACGCGTGGACGATGTTCCCCGACGACAACGCGGTCGACAACCAGCTCTACAACTTCCTCTACTCCTGGCACGTGCCGGCGTTCGTGTTCGTCACCGGCTACCTCTCCCGGTCCTTCGAGTGGACCCGGCCGCGGATGTGGGCGCTGTTCAAGACCGTCGTGGTGCCCTACCTGCTGTTCGAGGCCGCGCTGGCGTTCTTCCGGGTCTACGTCGGGGGCGAGGAGCTGGCTGATCTCTTCGCCGACCCGCACTGGCCGATGTGGTACCTCTCGGCGCTGTTCTTCTGGCGGCTGATGACCCCGATCTTCAAGAGGCTCCCCGGTGGGCTGCTGCTCGCGATCGGCATCAGCCTGGTCGCCGGCATGCGCGCGGGGGACATCCTCGACATGGCGCGCATCCTCGGCCTGCTGCCGTTCTTCGTCGCCGGCCTCAAGGCCACCCCCGAGCGCCTCGAGCTGCTGCGCGGCAACCGTGCCCTCAAGGCCGCGGCCGGGCTCACGCTGGTCGGACTGCTGGTGGTGGCGCACTGGACGCCGGTGTGGGCCAGCACCGAGTGGCTCTACTACCGCTCGCAGTACGGCGACCTCGAGCACAGCGACCTGCACGCGATGCTCGTCCGCACCGGCGTGCTGCTGCTCGGCACCGTCGGCTCCTGGGCCTTCCTCACGCTGGTGCCGCGCAACGGTGGCTGGTTCGCGCGGATGGGCTCGGCGAGCCTCGTGGTCTACCTCTTCCACGGCTTCGTGGTGAAGAGCTTCCAGTACTCGCCGTACGACGACTGGCTCGACGCCCACCCCTACCTCGGCCTCGTGCCCACCACCCTCGGCGCCGTCGCGCTCGCGCTGTTCCTGGCCTGGCACCCGGTCTCGCGGCGGCTCCAGCCGCTGGTGGACCCGATCGGCTACGCCGAGGCGCATGCCCGCCACGCGGTCGACCTGACGGTCGCGGGCGCGGTCGAGGAGGTGCTCGAGCTCCCCGGGGTCGTCGAGGAGCAGGAGGGGTCCCGATACCCTTCCGCGCATGAGCTCTGAGGGTGGGAACAAGGCGGTCGTCGCCGCGCTGCTGGCCAACACCGGCATCGCGATCACCAAGTTCGTCGCGTTCTTCCTGACCGGCTTCTCCTCGATGCTGGCCGAGGCGATCCACTCCGTGGCCGACTCTGGCAACCAGGGCCTGCTGCTGCTGGGCGGCAAGAAGTCGCAGAAGGACGCGACCGAGGAGCACCCGTTCGGCTACGGCCGCGAGCGCTACATCTACGCCTTCATCGTCTCGATCGTGCTGTTCAGCGTCGGTGGCCTGTTCGCCCTCTACGAGGCCTGGCACAAGTACCACGAGATCCACGCCGGCCACGTCGACCCGGTCGACGACTGGCGCCGCTTCGTCCCCGTCGCCGTCCTCGTCGTCGCGATCGTGCTCGAGGGCCTCTCCTTCCGTACGGCGATCGCCGAGACCAACAAGATCCGCGGGCAGGCCTCCTTCGCGACGTTCGTGCGCCGCGCCAAGCAGCCCGAGCTGCCCGTGATCCTGCTGGAGGACCTCGCCGCCCTCCTCGGCCTCGTCTTCGCCCTGGTCGGCGTCGGCCTGAGCCTGATCACCGGCAACGAGTACTGGGACGCCGCCGGCACCGCCCTGATCGGCCTGCTGCTCGTCGTGGTTGCGGTGGTGCTCGCCGTCGAGACCAAGTCGCTGCTGCTGGGGGAGTCGGCGAGCGCCGGCGTCCAGAAGCGGATCGTGGGCGCGCTGGAGTCCACGCCGGGCGTGGAGCGGATCATCCACATGAAGACCATGCACCTCGGCCCCGAGGAGCTGCTCGTCGCCGCGAAGATCGGCGTACCCCCGGGCGTGACGTCGGAGCAGGTCGCCGCCTCGATCGACGCCGCCGAGGTCGCCATCCGGGGCGCTGAGGCCAGCGCCCAGGTGATCTACCTCGAGCCCGACATCTACCGCGAGGACCACGTCCCCGCCGAGCGCCCCGAGCCCCCGGCCCCCGCCGGCCACTGACCGCACCACTGACCGGGCGCCCTGGAGTCGTGGGGGAGCGGTGAGCTCTGAACCGTTTCCCTGCCCGGTTCGGTTCATGGCTCACCGTTGGGTCGGCCGGGCGGTGGCTGGTGAACCTTTTCCGGGCCCGGTTCGGTTGCGGGCTCACCGCTGGGGCCGTTCGGGGGTGCGCCAGGGTCGGGGCGGCGGCGGAGCGCAGCGGGCGAAGGTCCTTGACGCCGAGACGCGATTGGCTACGCGGCGCACCCAACCCGCGACGATTGCGTGCGGGAGCGGGAGGCGTCCTACCCTGAGACGGTCCGCGTGGGAGATCCCGACAGCGCGCAGATGCGCGGCGCAGATGATGGCTCCACATCACTAGGAGACAACTGATGGACTACAAGGTCGCCGACCTCTCCCTTGCCGACTACGGTCGCACCGAGATCACCCTCGCCGAGCACGAGATGCCCGGCCTGATGGCCATGCGCGCCCGCTACGGCGACAGCAAGCCGCTCGCCGGTGCCCGCATCGCCGGCTCCCTCCACATGACGATCCAGACCGCCGTGCTGATCGAGACGCTCGTCGCTCTCGGCGCCGAGGTCCGCTGGGCGTCGTGCAACATCTTCTCCACCCAGGACCACGCCGCCGCCGCGATCGCGGTCGGCCCGGAGGGCACCGTCGACGCGCCCGCCGGCGTGCCGGTCTTCGCCTGGAAGGGCGAGACGCTGGAGGAGTACTGGTGGTGCACCCAACAGATCCTGCAGTGGCCCGACGGCAAGTTCGCCAACATGATCCTCGACGACGGTGGCGACGCCACCCTGCTCGTCCACTCCGGCGTGGAGATGGAGAAGTCCGGCATCGCGCCCGACCCGGCCACCGCCAAGAGCCACGAGCAGAAGGTCGTCTTCCAGGTCCTGGCGCAGAGCCTCGCCGAGAGCAAGGACCGCTGGACCCAGATCGCCGGCGAGATCAAGGGCGTCACCGAGGAGACCACCACCGGTGTGCTGCGTCTCTACGACATGATGAAGGAAGGCTCGCTGCTCTTCCCGGCCATCAACGTCAACGACTCGGTCACCAAGTCCAAGTTCGACAACAAGTACGGCTGTCGCCACTCCCTGATCGACGGCATCAACCGCGCCACCGACGTCCTCATCGGCGGCAAGGTCGCCGTCGTCTGCGGCTACGGCGACGTCGGCAAGGGCTGCGCGGAGTCGCTGCGCGGCCAGGGCGCCCGCGTCATCGTCACCGAGATCGACCCGATCTGCGCGCTGCAGGCCGCGATGGACGGCTACCAGGTCGACACCCTCGACAACGTCCTCGACGTCGCCGACATCATCATCACGGCGACCGGCAACAAGGACGTCGTCACCGTCGAGCAGATGGCGAAGATGAAGCACCAGGCGATCCTGGGCAACATCGGCCACTTCGACAACGAGATCGACATGGCCGGCCTCGAGACGTACGCCGGGATCACCCGCAAGAACGTCAAGCCGCAGGTCGACGTGTGGACCTTCCCCGACGAGAAGTCGATCATCGTGCTCTCCGAGGGTCGCCTGATGAACCTCGGCAACGCGACCGGCCACCCGTCGTTCGTCATGTCGAACTCCTTCACCAACCAGGTCCTGGCGCAGATCGAGATCTTCACGAAGCCGCAGGACTACCCGGTCGGCGTCTACGTGCTGCCCAAGCACCTCGACGAGGAGGTCGCCCGCCTCCACCTCGACGCCCTCGGCGTCAAGCTGACCACGCTGAGCGACGAGCAGGCCTCGTACCTCGGCGTGGACGTGGCGGGCCCCTACAAGTCCGACCAGTACCGCTACTGAGCACCACCCGGTAGCCACCGCACGACCCGCAGGTCCCGTCCCCGGAGCGCCGGGGACGGGGCCTGCCCACATTCCGGACCCCCTGCTGGCAAGATTGAAGGCATGACGCACACCCCCGGCCCCCCGGCCGACATCGCCCCGAAGGGACGCATCCTCGTCGTCGACGACGACGCGTCGCTCGCGGAGATGCTCACGATCGTGCTGCGCCAGGAGGGCTTCGACAGCCGGATGTGCACGCGGGGCGACCTGGCGATGGACGAGTTCCGCGACTACCGCCCCGACCTCGTGCTGCTCGACCTGATGCTGCCCGGCAAGGACGGCATCGACGTGTGCAAGGAGATCCGGGCCGAGTCCGGCGTCCCGATCGTGATGCTCACCGCCAAGGGCGACACCGTCGACGTCGTCGTCGGCCTGGAGTCGGGCGCCGACGACTACGTCGTCAAGCCGTTCAAGCCCAAGGAGCTCGTCGCGCGGATCCGCGCCCGCGTCCGTCGGTACGACGCCCCCGCGCAGGAGTCGCTCGCGATCGGGGACCTCTCGATCGACGTCGCCGGCCACTCCGTCCAGCGGCGCGGCGTCCCGATCAGCCTGACCCCGCTGGAGTTCGACCTGCTCGTCTGCCTGGCCCGCAAGCCTTGGCAGGTCTTCACCCGCGAGGTGCTGCTCGAGCAGGTCTGGGGCTACCGCCACGCCGCGGACACCCGGCTCGTCAACGTCCACGTGCAGCGGCTCCGGTCCAAGGTCGAGCACGACCCGGAGAACCCCGAGATCGTCGTGACCGTCCGGGGTGTCGGCTACAAGGCCGGCAACGCGTGATGTCCGTGCGGCACTGAGGCCGCCGTGGCCTCGCGCAGTCTCCCGGCGGCGGTCCGCCGCGGCCTGACGTTCTGGCGCAGGTCCATCCAGGCACGCGTCGTGGTCAGCACCCTGTTGCTCTCGGCGGCGGTCGTCAGCGTGGTCGGGTGGTACCTCCTCAACCAGACCCGTGAGGGCCTCCTGGACCACCGGGTGAGCGCGGTCGTCACCGAGGCGCAGGACGAGACCACCGAGGCCAGCAACCGGCTCGACGCGGCGCTGAGCGCCTCGTCCGGCTCGGCCACGCAGCAGCTCGACCTCGTCGAGCCGATCATCCAGCGTGGTGACACCCGCGGCTTCAGCGTCGTGCTCTCCGGCCCGGTCGGCGACCAGGGCAGCCGGATCGCCGACGGCGGCTCGGAGTTCACCCCGGGCCTGGACACCTCGAGCGTCCCGGCCTCGCTCGAGGCGCACTTCGACGACATCGCCAGCAGCGCGTGGACCTACACCACGATCCGGTCCACCGACGCCGAGGGCGTCCACCACGAGGTGCCGGGCGTGGTGGTCGGATCCCAGGTGAAGCTGCCGTCCGACGGCCAGACCTACACCCTCTACTACCTCTTCCCGCTCGACGAGCAGGCCGAGACCCTGGCCCTGGTCACCCGCGCCCTGCTCACCGCGGCCGTCCTGCTCCTCGTCCTCGTGGCCGGGCTGACCTGGCTGGTCACCCGGCAGGTCGTCACCCCGATCCGGCTCGCCCGCCAGGTCGCCGAGCGCCTGGCCGCCGGTCAGCTCCAGGAGCGGCTGCGCGTCACCGGCGAGGACGACCTGGCCCGGCTGGCGACCTCGTTCAACCAGATGGCCAGCAACCTGCAGCGGCAGATCCGCCAGCTGGAGGAGCTCAGCCGGCTCCAGCGCCGGTTCGTCTCCGACGTCTCCCACGAGCTGCGCACCCCGCTCACCACGGTGCGGATGGCCGGCGACGTCCTCTACGACGCCCGGGGCGACTTCGACGCCGCCACGGGCCGCGCGGCCGAGCTGCTGCAGGTGGAGCTTGACCGCTTCGAGACCCTCCTGGTCGACCTGCTGGAGATCAGCCGCTTCGACGCCGGCGCCGCCGTGCTGGAGACCGACGACGTCAACCTCGTCGACGTGGCCCACCGCGTGGTCGACATGACCAAGGCGCTCGCCGACCAGCGCGACGTCCAGGTGCAGGTCCGTGCGCCCGGCCACCCCTGCCTGGCGGAGGCCGACGTACGCCGGGTGGAGCGGATCGTGCG contains the following coding sequences:
- a CDS encoding DUF3499 domain-containing protein, producing the protein MSPVRRCSRTACGRPAINTLTYVYADSTAVLGPLATYAEPHAYDLCDAHSERLSAPRGWEVLRLAPDPAAQGPSSDDLLALADAVREAARPPVQPLRPAPSEETGRETGRRGHLRILSSE
- a CDS encoding Trm112 family protein, with product MTPPLNLDPALLEIIVCPACHATLAPTETELVCTGCGLAYPVRDDIPVLLVDEARKPA
- a CDS encoding phosphomannomutase/phosphoglucomutase, whose amino-acid sequence is MADTLDPANLGAIFKAYDVRGLVPEQLDEELARATGRAFVQVVGAGTVVVGHDMRPSSPGMAGAFADGATEAGADVILIGLASTDQLYFASGHLGHPGAMFTASHNPAQYNGIKMCRANAVPIGMETGLADIRDAVAAGASSPSARQGTIENYDVLEAYAAHLVALAPVTGRRLKVVVDAGNGMAGYTAPAVFGRLGEDRVEVVPMYFELDGSFPNHEANPIDPDNLVDLQKRVVAEGADIGLAFDGDADRCFLVDERGQAVSPSTLTALIAARELAKEPGATVIHNLITSRAVPELVTELGGTPVRTRVGHSFIKATMAETDAIFGGEHSGHFYFRDFWRADSGMLAALHALAALAETERPLSELLADYERYVVSGEINSTVGDQATVTAHIHDVYAGQPGITIDHLDGLTVAHDDWWFNVRPSNTEPLLRLNAEGRDEATMVDVRDTVLSLIRSDR
- a CDS encoding cation diffusion facilitator family transporter, with protein sequence MSSEGGNKAVVAALLANTGIAITKFVAFFLTGFSSMLAEAIHSVADSGNQGLLLLGGKKSQKDATEEHPFGYGRERYIYAFIVSIVLFSVGGLFALYEAWHKYHEIHAGHVDPVDDWRRFVPVAVLVVAIVLEGLSFRTAIAETNKIRGQASFATFVRRAKQPELPVILLEDLAALLGLVFALVGVGLSLITGNEYWDAAGTALIGLLLVVVAVVLAVETKSLLLGESASAGVQKRIVGALESTPGVERIIHMKTMHLGPEELLVAAKIGVPPGVTSEQVAASIDAAEVAIRGAEASAQVIYLEPDIYREDHVPAERPEPPAPAGH
- a CDS encoding acyltransferase family protein — protein: MPSQPKVRDPWFDNAKMALVTLVVVGHAWTMFPDDNAVDNQLYNFLYSWHVPAFVFVTGYLSRSFEWTRPRMWALFKTVVVPYLLFEAALAFFRVYVGGEELADLFADPHWPMWYLSALFFWRLMTPIFKRLPGGLLLAIGISLVAGMRAGDILDMARILGLLPFFVAGLKATPERLELLRGNRALKAAAGLTLVGLLVVAHWTPVWASTEWLYYRSQYGDLEHSDLHAMLVRTGVLLLGTVGSWAFLTLVPRNGGWFARMGSASLVVYLFHGFVVKSFQYSPYDDWLDAHPYLGLVPTTLGAVALALFLAWHPVSRRLQPLVDPIGYAEAHARHAVDLTVAGAVEEVLELPGVVEEQEGSRYPSAHEL
- the mtrB gene encoding MtrAB system histidine kinase MtrB, with the translated sequence MASRSLPAAVRRGLTFWRRSIQARVVVSTLLLSAAVVSVVGWYLLNQTREGLLDHRVSAVVTEAQDETTEASNRLDAALSASSGSATQQLDLVEPIIQRGDTRGFSVVLSGPVGDQGSRIADGGSEFTPGLDTSSVPASLEAHFDDIASSAWTYTTIRSTDAEGVHHEVPGVVVGSQVKLPSDGQTYTLYYLFPLDEQAETLALVTRALLTAAVLLLVLVAGLTWLVTRQVVTPIRLARQVAERLAAGQLQERLRVTGEDDLARLATSFNQMASNLQRQIRQLEELSRLQRRFVSDVSHELRTPLTTVRMAGDVLYDARGDFDAATGRAAELLQVELDRFETLLVDLLEISRFDAGAAVLETDDVNLVDVAHRVVDMTKALADQRDVQVQVRAPGHPCLAEADVRRVERIVRNLVTNAIDHADARGLQPGIVVHVAGDDHAAAIAVRDYGVGLAPGESAMVFNRFWRADPARARTSGGTGLGLSISLEDTHLHGGWLQAWGRPGRGAQFRLTLPRRAGGPLRQSPLPLVPTDAEETVS
- a CDS encoding SIS domain-containing protein; the encoded protein is MATWFDESRLDDETALANADRVFRALAEAGARVRRESIDASAAAAEAVALGQDQSRPRAVIAAGPDSRLLRAVLEPWCPVPFVAWPGPALPGWAGSLDLVVVLAPDGHDTGTASAVAEAVRRGCQVVVACPPTSLVADHAAGRYTIVLPAVTGDQLATAVVMLEYLDRISLGPRADADQVAEALDAVAVACSPHRDLAVNPAKMLAIALADANPVVWGGSVLAARAARRVAESIRRASGRTALAGDAEHLLPVIEAARQRDVFDDPFAEGGGELRPMLLILDDGAEEPVVREHRGRLKAAAQSRGVRVETLTADAQTEVARYASLMLQGTYAAEYLRLGLVED
- the mtrA gene encoding MtrAB system response regulator MtrA; the encoded protein is MTHTPGPPADIAPKGRILVVDDDASLAEMLTIVLRQEGFDSRMCTRGDLAMDEFRDYRPDLVLLDLMLPGKDGIDVCKEIRAESGVPIVMLTAKGDTVDVVVGLESGADDYVVKPFKPKELVARIRARVRRYDAPAQESLAIGDLSIDVAGHSVQRRGVPISLTPLEFDLLVCLARKPWQVFTREVLLEQVWGYRHAADTRLVNVHVQRLRSKVEHDPENPEIVVTVRGVGYKAGNA
- the ahcY gene encoding adenosylhomocysteinase codes for the protein MDYKVADLSLADYGRTEITLAEHEMPGLMAMRARYGDSKPLAGARIAGSLHMTIQTAVLIETLVALGAEVRWASCNIFSTQDHAAAAIAVGPEGTVDAPAGVPVFAWKGETLEEYWWCTQQILQWPDGKFANMILDDGGDATLLVHSGVEMEKSGIAPDPATAKSHEQKVVFQVLAQSLAESKDRWTQIAGEIKGVTEETTTGVLRLYDMMKEGSLLFPAINVNDSVTKSKFDNKYGCRHSLIDGINRATDVLIGGKVAVVCGYGDVGKGCAESLRGQGARVIVTEIDPICALQAAMDGYQVDTLDNVLDVADIIITATGNKDVVTVEQMAKMKHQAILGNIGHFDNEIDMAGLETYAGITRKNVKPQVDVWTFPDEKSIIVLSEGRLMNLGNATGHPSFVMSNSFTNQVLAQIEIFTKPQDYPVGVYVLPKHLDEEVARLHLDALGVKLTTLSDEQASYLGVDVAGPYKSDQYRY